The Thunnus albacares chromosome 11, fThuAlb1.1, whole genome shotgun sequence genome contains a region encoding:
- the nck2a gene encoding cytoplasmic protein NCK2a, translated as MTEEVIVVAKWDYTAQQDQELDIRKNERLYLLDDSKTWWRVRNGANQTGYVPSNYVERKNSLKKGSLVKNIKDTLGLGKTKRKPSARDASPTPSSDTEYPSNGSGGGGMGGGAAERIYDLNIPAVVKFAYTAEREDELTLVKGSRVIVMEKCSDGWWRGTQAGRVGWFPSNYVQEEMGGADDRGEGDSSLGYHGGSQGTLLANGRAGGRGEVLHLVQTLYPFSSVTEEELNFEKGEVMEVVEKPENDPEWWRCKNSRGMVGLVPKNYVMVLDERPGLPSSTSSSPQNRFVAPARSGKFAGRDWYYGNITRHQAESILNERGEEGDFLIRDSESSPSDFSVSLKAVGKNKHFKVQLSEGVYCIGQRRFNSMDELLEHYKKAPIFTSEHGEKLYLVKALL; from the exons ATGACAGAGGAGGTGATTGTTGTAGCCAAGTGGGACTACACGGCCCAGCAGGACCAGGAACTTGACATCCGTAAAAACGAGCGTCTCTACCTCCTGGACGACTCAAAGACCTGGTGGCGTGTCCGCAATGGTGCCAACCAAACGGGTTATGTGCCATCAAACTACGTTGAGCGCAAGAACAGCCTGAAGAAAGGCTCGCTGGTGAAGAACATCAAAGACACACTGG GTTTGGGAAAAACTAAGAGGAAGCCAAGCGCCCGTGATGCTTCCCCAACTCCAAGCTCAGACACAGAATATCCTTCCAATGGCAGCGGGGGCGGAGGGATGGGAGGAGGAGCCGCGGAGAGAATCTACGACCTCAACATCCCCGCTGTGGTCAAGTTTGCCTACACAGCAGAGAGGGAAGACGAGCTGACCTTGGTGAAGGGCTCCAGGGTCATCGTGATGGAGAAGTGCAGCGACGGTTGGTGGCGGGGCACCCAGGCGGGCCGTGTGGGCTGGTTTCCCTCCAATTACGTCCAGGAGGAGATGGGAGGAGCAGATGACAGAGGGGAGGGAGATTCTTCACTGGGCTACCACGGAGGCTCTCAAGGGACTTTGTTGGCCAACGGGCGCGCAGGCGGCCGTGGTGAAGTGCTCCACCTGGTTCAAACACTCTACCCCTTCAGCTCTGTGACCGAGGAGGAGCTGAACTTTGAGAAGGGAGAGGTCATGGAGGTGGTGGAGAAGCCAGAGAATGACCCGGAGTGGTGGAGGTGTAAGAACTCGCGTGGCATGGTGGGCCTGGTACCTAAGAACTATGTGATGGTGCTGGACGAGCGGCCCGGCCTGCCCTCTTCCACGTCGAGCTCCCCGCAGAACCGCTTTGTGGCACCGGCACGCTCAGGGAAGTTCGCTGGGAGGGACTGGTACTATGGCAACATCACCAGACACCAGGCTGAGAGTATACTcaatgagagaggagaggagggcgACTTCCTCATACGAGACAGCGAGTCATCG cCCAGTgatttctctgtgtctctgaagGCTGTGGGTAAGAATAAGCACTTTAAAGTGCAGCTGTCAGAAGGAGTGTACTGTATCGGCCAGCGCAGGTTCAACTCCATGGACGAACTACTGGAGCACTACAAGAAAGCCCCCATCTTCACCAGCGAACATGGAGAGAAGCTGTACCTGGTCAAAGCGCTGCTGTGA